A region of Solanum dulcamara chromosome 7, daSolDulc1.2, whole genome shotgun sequence DNA encodes the following proteins:
- the LOC129896263 gene encoding uncharacterized protein LOC129896263 translates to MAAAESRPAEPGTDDDNSIHVSLIDAIQNFTDLDIFLNKLERFLRFLGFCQYSIFSAALSWLAFVVFSIVVPLLVTYFGYCSNCELYQINDFEREVFVCQSIAAFISLLCISHNLRKYRIRKLLFVDRYHGQLTQFSELYLKKIRVFYYLVVSWMTIFFLMKIAREVTRAVYLYDGSIWWSIGIVVASLVSWAYSTMIFLVGTALFHLVGNLQVIHLEHFGELLEMDMDVSVYINEHMRLTCYVCKISHRFRMFLLLEYLIVTVSQCIVLLQATANQGIVNFVNAGDFVVISIVQLVGLLICLNAAAKISHRAQGLGSVASRWHALVTCNSNDASVSEFSSDGRNVEAPKTVGELSVNYSEGDLESIDCMPPPANIQLTSTMTSYHKRQAFVAYVESNPGGFSIYGWRVDRLLINTLFFVEMTLVTFLLGMTLTIKVR, encoded by the exons ATGGCCGCCGCGGAATCCCGGCCGGCGGAGCCCGGAACCGACGATGACAACTCCATTCACGTCTCCCTCATAGACGCTATTCAAAACTTCACCGATCTCgatattttcttaaataagCTCGAACGCTTTCTGCGATTTTTGGGTTTCTGCCAGTATTCCATCTTCAGCGCTGCCTTATCCTGGCTGGCTTTTGTTGTCTTCTCCATTGTTGTGCCTCTTCTCGTAACTTACTTTGGTTACTGCTCTAACTGTGAGCTGTATCAGATTAATGACTTTGAGCGCGAGGTTTTTGTATGCCAATCTATTGCCGCTTTCATATCGCTGCTGTGTATCTCGCACAATCTCCGTAAATATCGCATCAGGAAATTGCTTTTCGTGGATCGATACCATGGTCAACTGACTCAGTTCAGTGAGCTCTATCTAAAGAAGATACGT GTCTTTTATTATTTGGTGGTTTCGTGGATgacaattttctttttgatgaagATTGCTCGTGAAGTCACTAGAGCTGTGTACCTTTATGATGGTTCTATATGGTGGTCAATTGGAATTGTGGTTGCTTCACTTGTATCATGGGCATATTCTACCATGATCTTTCTAGTGGGAACTGCTCTGTTTCATCTCGTGGGCAATTTGCAAGTTATACACTTGGAACATTTTGGCGAGCTTTTGGAAATGGATATGGATGTCTCAGTTTACATCAATGAACATATGCGTCTGACCTGTTATGTGTGTAAAATTAGCCACAGGTTTAGGATGTTTCTCCTCCTGGAGTACTTAATTGTCACAGTCAGTCAATGTATAGTTCTATTGCAGGCAACAGCAAATCAAGGAATCGTCAACTTCGTAAATGCTGGTGATTTTGTG GTAATATCAATTGTTCAACTGGTTGGACTACTTATATGCCTGAATGCAGCTGCAAAGATATCGCATAGAGCACAAGGCCTGGGATCAGTAGCCAGTAGATGGCATGCACTAGTTACTTGTAATAGCAATGATGCTTCTGTCTCCGAATTTTCATCTGATGGTAGAAATGTTGAAGCACCAAAAACAGTGGGCGAGTTATCTGTAAATTATTCAGAAGGTGATTTGGAGTCCATTGATTGTATGCCTCCACCTGCAAATATACAACTCACTTCTACTATGACATCATATCACAAGAGACAAGCATTTG TGGCTTATGTGGAGTCTAACCCTGGTGGTTTTAGCATTTATGGATGGAGGGTTGATCGATTACTCATTAACACACTTTTCTTCGTTGAGATGACATTGGTCACTTTTCTACTCGGGATGACTCTAACAATAAAAGTTAGGTGA
- the LOC129896265 gene encoding malate synthase, glyoxysomal translates to MVSFETFLPPNNSVQRKNSGIMGYDVPEGVDIRGRYDPEFSKILTRDALQFVADLQREFRNHIKYAMECRREARMRYNNGGLPGFDPATKYIREGEWVCAPVPQAVSDRRVEITGPVERKMVINALNSGAKVFMADFEDALSPSWENLMRGHINLRDAVSRTITFHDQARNKVYKLNDQTAKLFVRPRGWHLPEAHIFIDGEPVTGCLVDFGLYFFHNYANFRKTQGQGFGPFFYLPKMEHSREARIWNNVFERAEKWAVIEKGSIRATVLIETLPAVFQMNEILYELRDHSVGLNCGRWDYIFSYVKTFQGHPDRLLPDRVQVGMAQHFMRSYSDLLIHTCHKRGVHAMGGMAAQIPIRDDPAANEAALELVRKDKLREVKAGHDGTWAAHPGLIPACMEVFTNNMANAPNQIHSMKRQDASVLIEDDLLQRPRGVRTMEGLRLNTRVGIQYLAAWLTGAGSVPLYNLMEDAATAEISRVQNWQWLKYGVELDGDGLGVKVNLDLFGRVVEEEMARIEKEVGKEKFKKGMYKEACKLFTRQCTATVLDDFLTLDAYNNIVMYHPIGSSRL, encoded by the exons atggtcAGCTTTGAGACATTCCTTCCACCCAATAACTCTGTTCAAAGAAAGAACAGTGGAATTATGGGTTATGATGTACCTGAAGGAGTGGACATTAGGGGAAGATATGATCCTGAATTTTCAAAGATTTTAACTAGGGATGCTTTGCAATTTGTAGCTGATTTGCAGAGGGAATTCAGGAACCATATTAAGTATGCTATGGAGTGCAGGAGAGAGGCCAGAATGAGGTATAATAATGGCGGTTTGCCGGGTTTTGATCCGGCAACCAAATATATTAGGGAAGGAGAATGGGTGTGTGCTCCTGTGCCGCAGGCGGTGTCTGATCGGAGGGTGGAGATTACTGGACCTGTTGAGAGGAAGATGGTCATCAATGCCCTCAATTCTGGTGCCAAAGTTTTCATG GCGGACTTTGAAGATGCACTGTCACCAAGCTGGGAGAATTTAATGAGAGGCCATATAAATTTGAGGGATGCAGTGAGTAGAACAATAACATTCCATGATCAAGCTAGAAACAAAGTGTATAAGCTGAATGATCAGACAGCTAAGTTGTTTGTGCGCCCAAGAGGGTGGCATTTGCCAGAAGCTCACATCTTCATTGATGGTGAGCCTGTCACGGGTTGCCTAGTCGATTTCGGCCTCTACTTTTTCCACAACTATGCCAACTTCCGTAAGACCCAAGGACAAGGATTTGGACCCTTTTTCTATCTTCCCAAGATGGAACATTCTAG GGAAGCTAGGATATGGAACAATGTGTTTGAGAGGGCAGAGAAATGGGCTGTAATTGAGAAAGGAAGCATTAGGGCCACTGTCCTGATTGAAACACTTCCAGCAGTGTTTCAGATGAATGAAATCTTGTATGAATTGAGGGACCATTCTGTAGGCCTCAACTGTGGTAGATGGGATTACATTTTCAGCTACGTTAAGACTTTCCAGGGTCACCCTGATCGATTGCTCCCTGATAGGGTTCAAGTTGGCATGGCTCAACACTTTATGAGGAGTTACTCCGACTTGCTCATCCACACCTGTCATAAGCGCGGTGTCCATGCTATGGGAGGCATG GCAGCTCAAATTCCAATCAGAGATGATCCAGCAGCTAATGAGGCAGCATTGGAACTTGTAAGAAAGGATAAGCTGAGAGAAGTGAAGGCAGGGCATGATGGAACATGGGCAGCTCACCCTGGCCTAATTCCAGCCTGCATGGAAGTCTTCACTAACAACATGGCCAATGCTCCTAATCAAATCCATTCCATGAAGCGTCAAGATGCATCGGTCCTAATTGAAGACGACCTGCTGCAGAGGCCAAGAGGTGTCCGAACCATGGAGGGCCTCCGGCTGAACACCCGAGTGGGAATTCAGTACTTGGCAGCTTGGCTGACTGGGGCTGGTTCCGTCCCACTTTACAACCTCATGGAGGATGCTGCCACAGCTGAGATTAGCAGAGTCCAGAACTGGCAGTGGCTGAAATATGGTGTGGAATTGGATGGAGATGGGCTTGGGGTGAAGGTGAACTTGGACCTTTTTGGAAGAGTGGTTGAAGAAGAAATGGCTAGGATTGAGAAAGAAGTTGGCAAGGAGAAATTCAAGAAGGGAATGTATAAGGAGGCTTGCAAATTATTCACAAGGCAATGCACTGCAACAGTCTTGGATGATTTTCTGACTCTTGATGCCTATAATAACATTGTCATGTATCATCCTATTGGATCGTCCCGGCTCTAA